One genomic segment of Sminthopsis crassicaudata isolate SCR6 chromosome 4, ASM4859323v1, whole genome shotgun sequence includes these proteins:
- the LOC141540814 gene encoding keratin, type I cuticular Ha4-like — translation MTSSSRGNNSSRGSLKSCLKSSGRKAVSIAGHPGSSVPKSYPFPSMKSSPSLAKSYRSSDSLPQTFGSPSEQSRLRILPRCHSMHSPLGAHNIPANVGNCSWFGDVAFNGSEKETMQFLNDRLANYLEKVRQLEREKAELEGKLQEWSQCQDPNMCSKYTSYFKTIDELQCKILCSKAENSRLAVQVDNAKLATDEFKTKYKSELYLRQLVEADINSLHKNLDDLSLAKCDLEPRVESLKEEIRYLKKNHEQEVHNLQCQLGDKLCIELDTTPPVDLNRVLGEMRCQYEAMLETNRNDVEQWFITQCESISLQEMSCSEELQCCQSEILELKRSVNALEVELQAQHKMKDCLENSLTESETRYSTELAQMQYLISNVEEQLAEIRADLERQNHEYQVLLDVKARLVCEISTYRNLLEREDRKLPCNPCATSSCHTLGVPALSSSPTFPKSQGAGMTSNRASIQGQF, via the exons ATGACTTCTAGCAGCCGTGGAAACAACTCTTCTAGGGGTTCTCTTAAGAGTTGTCTGAAGTCTTCTGGCAGAAAGGCTGTTTCTATAGCTGGTCATCCTGGAAGCTCTGTGCCCAAAAGCTACCCTTTCCCTAGCATGAAATCCAGTCCATCCCTGGCAAAAAGCTATCGATCCAGTGACAGTCTACCCCAGACCTTTGGGTCCCCTTCAGAGCAGTCAAGACTCCGAATCTTACCTAGATGCCACTCAATGCATTCTCCTCTGGGAGCCCACAACATCCCTGCCAATGTTGGCAACTGTAGCTGGTTTGGTGATGTTGCTTTCAATGGCAGTGAGAAAGAAACCATGCAGTTCTTGAATGATCGCCTGGCCAACTACCTGGAGAAAGTAAGGCAACTGGAGCGGGAGAAGGCAGAACTGGAGGGAAAACTCCAGGAATGGAGCCAGTGCCAAGACCCTAACATGTGCTCCAAATATACCTCTTATTTCAAGACCATTGATGAGCTTCAATGCAAG ATTCTGTGCTCAAAGGCAGAGAACTCCAGGTTGGCTGTGCAGGTTGACAATGCTAAACTGGCTACAGATGAATTCAAGACTAA gtacaAGAGTGAACTATACCTTCGTCAGTTGGTTGAGGCTGACATAAATAGCCTTCACAAAAATTTGGATGATCTGAGTCTAGCTAAGTGTGACTTAGAACCCCGGGTGGAGTCCCTGAAAGAAGAGATTCGATATCTAAAGAAGAACCATGAACAG GAAGTTCACAACCTACAATGTCAGCTGGGAGACAAGCTCTGCATTGAATTGGACACAACCCCACCTGTGGACCTCAACAGGGTGCTGGGTGAGATGAGGTGCCAGTATGAGGCCATGCTGGAGACCAACAGGAATGATGTGGAGCAGTGGTTCATCACTCAG TGCGAGAGCATCAGTCTGCAGGAGATGTCCTGTTCAGAGGAGTTACAGTGCTGCCAATCTGAGATTCTGGAGCTGAAACGCTCTGTGAATGCTCTAGAAGTTGAACTTCAGGCTCAGCACAAAATG AAAGATTGTTTGGAAAATTCATTGACTGAATCTGAGACTCGTTATAGCACTGAGCTGGCTCAGATGCAGTACCTGATCAGCAATGTGGAGGAGCAGTTGGCTGAGATCCGGGCTGACCTGGAGCGCCAGAACCATGAGTACCAGGTGCTCCTGGATGTTAAAGCCCGACTGGTGTGTGAGATCTCTACTTACCGAAATCTGCTGGAGAGGGAGGACAGAAA